Proteins found in one Mucilaginibacter gracilis genomic segment:
- a CDS encoding DUF5690 family protein, with translation MGLIITLREKALRLSARLTSLLIGISAFGAYTSMYAFRKAFSAGTYAGLQYAHIDYKVWLVIAQVIGYTFSKFYGIRFIAEVKPAKRAIYIITLIGIAWLALLCFALTPAPYNIVFMLVNGFPLGMIWGLVFSYVEGRRSTEFMAAIMSVSLIFASGFVKTVGRLLLTAYHISEYWMPFVTGLLFVLPLLLFVLCLEIAPPPTVKDIKLRTLRSVMNAADRQRFVINFLPGIILTLIIYVLLTVMRDVRDNFEVEIWAGLGVKSNTIYTNIDTTIALIVLFLMSLLIIVRNNLKAFALIHGLIITGCILVGLATLAFNLHLIGPVVWMTCAGLGLYMGYIPYNAIFFERMIASFQVKGNVGFIMYIADSAGYLGSVSVLLIKELGRPGISWSAFFNEGVMVVSLIGAISATCSLLYFAGKAKVKHTKPIAISYE, from the coding sequence ATGGGCTTGATAATCACTCTTCGCGAAAAGGCATTACGCCTATCTGCCAGGTTAACCAGCTTATTAATAGGCATTTCGGCATTTGGTGCCTATACCAGTATGTACGCGTTTCGCAAAGCATTTTCTGCAGGCACTTATGCGGGTCTGCAATACGCTCATATCGACTATAAGGTATGGCTGGTTATTGCCCAGGTAATTGGCTATACATTTAGTAAGTTTTATGGCATCCGGTTTATTGCCGAAGTTAAACCGGCTAAAAGAGCCATTTATATTATCACCCTCATTGGCATTGCCTGGCTGGCACTTTTGTGCTTTGCTTTAACACCGGCACCTTATAATATTGTTTTTATGCTGGTTAACGGGTTTCCGTTAGGGATGATATGGGGACTGGTATTTAGTTACGTAGAGGGCCGCCGATCTACCGAGTTTATGGCAGCTATTATGTCAGTAAGCCTTATTTTTGCTTCGGGCTTTGTTAAAACGGTTGGAAGGCTGCTCTTAACCGCGTATCACATTAGTGAATACTGGATGCCTTTTGTTACCGGGCTTTTGTTTGTGTTGCCGCTGCTGCTATTTGTTTTATGTTTGGAAATTGCACCTCCGCCCACTGTTAAAGATATTAAGTTACGCACCTTGCGAAGTGTGATGAATGCTGCCGACAGGCAGCGTTTTGTAATCAATTTTTTACCAGGTATTATACTAACCCTCATAATTTATGTGCTGCTAACTGTAATGCGAGATGTACGCGATAATTTTGAAGTGGAGATATGGGCAGGCCTGGGTGTTAAAAGCAATACCATTTATACCAATATTGATACTACAATAGCCCTTATAGTTTTATTTTTAATGAGCTTGTTAATTATTGTACGCAACAACCTTAAAGCCTTTGCCCTAATACATGGCTTAATTATTACCGGCTGCATATTGGTGGGCTTAGCCACACTGGCCTTTAACCTGCACCTTATTGGCCCCGTAGTGTGGATGACTTGCGCGGGGCTTGGTTTGTATATGGGCTACATCCCTTACAACGCCATTTTTTTTGAACGGATGATAGCCTCTTTCCAGGTGAAGGGTAACGTGGGCTTCATTATGTACATAGCCGATTCTGCCGGTTATTTAGGTAGCGTGAGCGTATTACTAATTAAAGAATTAGGCCGGCCCGGAATTAGCTGGAGTGCATTTTTTAACGAGGGAGTAATGGTTGTTTCGTTAATAGGCGCAATAAGTGCAACCTGTTCACTACTATATTTCGCCGGAAAGGCAAAAGTAAAACATACAAAACCAATCGCAATAAGTTATGAATAA
- a CDS encoding TIGR03364 family FAD-dependent oxidoreductase → MNKPSAIVIGAGIVGLATARALAIKGYQVTVFERNERSVGASIRNFGMIWPIGQPEGELYNRAVRTRAVWKEICLEAGIWHNEVGSLHLAYHDDELQVMAEYVTLNKANRNCDLLNPDEVLSKTDGVNTNGMKGALWSPAEMIVEARQAIAQVAQYLEQKHEVTFNWNTVVNNITHPAVYAGKQHWEADEIYVCSGADFETLYPEVFAEIEITKCKLQMMRFEAQPDGWRMGPSLCGGLSMIHYTGFQSAPSLKKLKERYQQQYAEYLKWGIHVMVSQNHNGELTIGDSHEYGLTHEPFNKDFINRMILDYLDTFTAFKNQHIIQNWNGVYPKMTNGQTEFVFSPESGVTIINALGGAGMTLSFGLAEEIIAGVYEIKTSPLAATK, encoded by the coding sequence ATGAATAAACCGTCGGCTATAGTAATAGGTGCAGGCATTGTGGGCTTGGCTACAGCAAGGGCCCTGGCTATTAAAGGGTACCAGGTTACCGTTTTTGAGCGTAATGAACGCAGTGTAGGTGCATCCATCAGAAACTTCGGAATGATATGGCCTATAGGGCAACCAGAGGGAGAGCTGTACAACAGAGCCGTGCGCACACGTGCCGTATGGAAAGAGATTTGCCTGGAAGCAGGTATTTGGCACAACGAGGTTGGCTCGCTCCATTTAGCCTATCATGATGATGAGTTGCAGGTAATGGCCGAGTACGTTACTCTAAACAAAGCAAACCGCAATTGTGATTTGCTAAACCCGGATGAGGTATTAAGTAAAACCGATGGAGTTAACACAAACGGCATGAAAGGTGCCTTATGGAGCCCAGCCGAGATGATTGTTGAAGCCCGCCAAGCCATAGCCCAGGTGGCGCAATACCTGGAACAAAAACACGAGGTAACCTTTAATTGGAACACCGTGGTTAACAACATAACCCACCCGGCGGTGTATGCCGGAAAGCAGCACTGGGAAGCAGATGAAATTTACGTTTGCAGCGGAGCTGATTTTGAAACCCTTTACCCCGAAGTTTTTGCCGAAATTGAAATTACCAAATGCAAACTGCAAATGATGCGCTTTGAGGCGCAGCCGGATGGGTGGCGCATGGGCCCGTCGCTTTGCGGCGGCCTATCCATGATCCATTATACGGGCTTTCAATCTGCGCCCTCTTTAAAAAAATTAAAAGAACGTTACCAGCAGCAATATGCCGAATATTTAAAGTGGGGTATCCACGTTATGGTATCACAAAACCATAACGGCGAATTAACCATTGGCGATTCGCACGAATACGGGCTAACGCACGAGCCTTTTAATAAAGACTTTATTAACCGTATGATACTTGACTACCTGGACACCTTCACAGCATTTAAAAATCAACACATTATACAAAACTGGAACGGCGTTTATCCTAAAATGACGAACGGACAAACGGAGTTTGTTTTTAGTCCGGAAAGCGGCGTTACCATTATCAACGCCCTGGGCGGTGCCGGCATGACGCTGTCTTTCGGCCTCGCAGAAGAGATTATTGCCGGCGTGTACGAAATTAAAACCAGCCCATTAGCAGCTACAAAATAA
- a CDS encoding BNR repeat-containing protein, which translates to MKLIFFKYGIVPALLVCISFVAFAQNAGMVTIAKNGWANNSVNAVIFRKNSLIAFKGQQYAAYYDSSQFVVLAKRKYGSPVWQTLRTAFKGDATDAHKSISIIVDGDGYLHLAWGQHNNPLNYAKSIAPGSLNLTAKIAMTGKKEGKVSYPEFYKLPGGDLLFLYRDGASGNGNLMLNHYSVKQKSWLQVQDGMIDGEGKRNAYWQMAIDGRGYIHLSWVWRESPDVSSNHDLCYACSTDGGLTWQKLNGERYTLPITAATAQYACKIPQHSELINQTSMFADGAGNPYIATYWRDAGQTVPQYHLVYFNGTDWKVNKLGFRHSPFSLSGGGTKSIPISRPQIIAWRNGKKQAAAFIFRDEERGDKVSMAINKDLDANTWQLTDLTTFSVGAWEPSYDTGLWAEKKILNLFVQKVVQVDGEGRANNPPEDVQVLEWQPKKHEQHN; encoded by the coding sequence ATGAAGCTGATTTTTTTTAAATATGGTATAGTGCCGGCCTTGTTGGTTTGCATAAGCTTTGTTGCGTTTGCACAAAATGCCGGTATGGTTACTATAGCAAAAAATGGCTGGGCAAATAACTCGGTTAATGCGGTTATTTTTCGCAAAAACTCTTTAATTGCCTTTAAGGGCCAGCAGTATGCAGCTTATTATGATAGCAGCCAGTTTGTAGTGCTTGCCAAACGCAAATATGGCAGCCCGGTTTGGCAAACCTTACGTACAGCGTTTAAGGGCGATGCTACCGACGCCCATAAATCAATCAGTATTATAGTTGATGGCGATGGCTACCTGCATTTGGCCTGGGGGCAGCATAACAACCCGTTAAATTATGCCAAAAGCATAGCACCCGGCAGTTTAAACTTAACGGCTAAAATAGCCATGACGGGCAAAAAGGAAGGTAAAGTAAGCTATCCAGAATTTTATAAACTGCCCGGCGGCGATTTGTTATTCCTGTATCGCGATGGGGCATCAGGCAATGGTAACTTAATGCTTAACCATTACAGTGTAAAACAAAAAAGCTGGCTACAGGTTCAGGATGGTATGATTGATGGCGAAGGCAAGCGTAATGCGTATTGGCAAATGGCCATTGATGGGCGAGGTTACATTCACCTGTCGTGGGTATGGCGCGAAAGTCCGGACGTATCAAGTAATCACGATTTATGCTACGCCTGCTCAACAGATGGTGGTTTAACCTGGCAAAAGCTTAACGGCGAGCGTTATACCTTACCAATTACCGCTGCCACGGCCCAGTATGCCTGCAAAATACCGCAGCATAGCGAGTTGATAAACCAAACATCCATGTTTGCCGATGGTGCGGGCAATCCCTATATTGCAACCTACTGGCGCGATGCTGGGCAAACCGTTCCGCAATATCACCTGGTTTATTTTAACGGTACTGATTGGAAAGTAAACAAACTTGGTTTCCGCCACAGCCCGTTTAGTTTAAGCGGGGGAGGCACAAAAAGCATCCCAATATCAAGGCCGCAAATTATAGCCTGGCGCAACGGTAAAAAACAAGCGGCTGCATTTATTTTTAGGGATGAAGAGCGTGGCGACAAGGTTTCTATGGCGATAAATAAAGATCTGGATGCAAATACCTGGCAATTGACCGACCTTACAACGTTTTCGGTAGGTGCCTGGGAACCGAGTTATGACACTGGCCTTTGGGCCGAAAAAAAGATACTGAACCTGTTTGTACAAAAGGTGGTGCAGGTGGATGGCGAAGGCCGGGCCAATAACCCACCCGAAGATGTGCAGGTATTAGAATGGCAGCCCAAAAAACATGAACAGCATAATTAG
- a CDS encoding PepSY-associated TM helix domain-containing protein, which yields MQFWKRFKAVAAWLHLWLGLAIGIVIVIISVTGCVLVFEDELFDFFHRDLVEVKQTGRPKAVSELMTIAQQTLGKSKPITDVRINEDGHSYVFSASKINKAKDITLSYFSQFKYRDDVYVNPYNGKVLGVIDVRYEFFNVTEQLHRQLLLVKPVGSIVIGCCVLIFLVMLITGFILWLPKNLKQLVKSISIKWGAKWKRVNYDLHNSLGFYVLPIAIVIAVTGLTWSFKWWENGIYQMLGSKKPVVLVRKAPPVTTADTTGNHLDLMLATLQHKLEGNYRVIGLNLPRKSEHTMMAFVYLKNRTDGWRNLSYYYFDARTGELFDELEHAKKPLGLKWRNSNKDIHTGRIYGLPTQLLALLASLVCASLPITGFLIWWGKRKKTKKANYTRLVPH from the coding sequence ATGCAATTTTGGAAACGGTTTAAAGCAGTTGCGGCCTGGCTACATTTGTGGCTGGGGCTGGCTATCGGTATAGTTATCGTAATTATTTCGGTAACAGGTTGCGTGCTTGTATTTGAAGACGAACTATTTGACTTTTTCCACCGGGACCTGGTAGAAGTTAAACAAACAGGCCGGCCAAAAGCCGTTTCTGAATTAATGACCATTGCACAGCAAACCTTAGGTAAAAGCAAGCCCATTACCGATGTGAGGATAAATGAGGATGGCCACAGTTATGTATTTTCGGCAAGTAAAATCAATAAGGCTAAAGATATTACGCTGAGTTATTTTAGCCAGTTTAAATACCGGGACGACGTATACGTAAACCCATATAACGGGAAAGTGCTGGGCGTGATAGACGTGCGTTACGAATTTTTTAACGTTACCGAGCAACTGCACAGGCAACTGCTGCTGGTTAAACCTGTTGGCAGCATAGTCATAGGTTGCTGCGTATTAATATTTTTGGTGATGCTCATTACCGGCTTCATTTTGTGGCTGCCTAAAAACTTAAAGCAACTTGTAAAAAGTATCAGCATTAAATGGGGGGCCAAATGGAAACGGGTAAACTACGATTTGCATAACAGCCTTGGCTTTTATGTGTTACCCATAGCCATTGTTATAGCGGTTACCGGGCTTACCTGGTCTTTTAAATGGTGGGAAAACGGTATCTATCAAATGCTTGGATCTAAAAAACCGGTAGTGCTTGTCCGCAAGGCACCGCCGGTTACCACGGCCGATACCACGGGGAATCACCTCGACCTGATGCTTGCCACGCTACAGCATAAACTTGAGGGTAACTACCGGGTGATAGGCCTTAATCTACCCCGTAAAAGCGAGCACACCATGATGGCTTTTGTATACCTGAAAAACCGAACAGACGGGTGGCGCAATTTAAGTTATTACTATTTTGATGCCCGAACCGGTGAGTTATTTGATGAACTGGAACATGCGAAAAAACCATTGGGCTTAAAATGGCGCAACTCTAATAAGGATATTCATACAGGAAGAATTTATGGATTACCGACTCAGTTGCTGGCATTATTGGCATCACTCGTTTGCGCGTCACTTCCTATAACAGGCTTTCTCATATGGTGGGGCAAGCGCAAAAAAACTAAAAAAGCTAATTATACCCGTTTGGTCCCTCACTAA
- a CDS encoding TonB-dependent receptor, with the protein MKYNYSFLKLTLLFFLVASSFLAHAQTIKGKVTDAETREPMVGTTVVLKETGKSQYVRLDGYFTFKNLKPGEYNLEFRFVSYKTRQVQVKVADAQITTLNVVMEPVTNQLNSVSVVDNGSSNDKRSRTIEKNSNQLVNVVSARNIELSPDITVANVMQRVSGVTIERSNSGEGRYPIIRGMDKRYINTLVNGIKISSPDNKSRFIPLDLFPAELLERLEVSKTLLPSMEGDAIGGTINLVMKDAPSKTLLQVNAAAGYNAIFAGRNFEQFDHSSISKAAPSEVNGNSYAAVPTDFPNRNLHFSNKTNPINTNFGFTFGDRFFKDKKLGFIISTSYQDNFTGNNSTYYLPAAQPNVNNVPNFTDLEARTYSTESRRIGVNNKFDYKFNNKNKISLVNVFVRLDDYQTRKISDTIALNSLIDALSRSKWQYQTIYNSSLQGIHQLSDGLKFDWSLDYSQANNHTPDQAEFSHEYQIVASTGSTDKLQSMSRIWSHNGDVDYSAYFNLTDNFKLLNRKFELKFGGMERNKTRTSYYNSYSLTPTVVGAVYTNIDNASFTFKNTGASLFSPDGNNYTFIENVGAGYAQGKWELTDKLEALGGLRIEYTKQNYDTQLSNSVPASSGIINYTDFLPSGVLNYKIKENEDIKLSYYKALARPAFAELIPDGQPGEVYKEQGNPLTLNHTTADNIDLRYELFPKNADEILIGAFYKKIHNPIEYALLNPNDPRLAQNTGGTSAILAPVNNASATNYGFEAVFTKYFGPFGVVANYTYTKSQTTTSKYYVYRSDAGIITVRSQDETTPLQGQSDHIGNLALIYKNQKLGVNVQGAFVYTGQRIAFVNPAYGLDYWQAPTEQLDFSIEKTVGKHFSIYGKANNLTNTPYVLELHQSYNNYLAAPGGRPLALQTDANKVITVQKDNFKTSYLFGMRYKF; encoded by the coding sequence ATGAAGTACAACTACTCATTCTTAAAATTAACATTGCTTTTTTTCCTGGTCGCATCGTCGTTTTTAGCCCATGCGCAAACCATAAAAGGCAAGGTAACTGATGCTGAAACCAGGGAACCCATGGTGGGTACCACTGTGGTATTAAAGGAAACCGGTAAAAGCCAATATGTAAGGCTCGACGGTTATTTCACATTTAAAAATCTTAAACCTGGCGAATACAATTTGGAATTTCGTTTTGTTTCTTACAAAACCAGGCAGGTACAGGTAAAGGTAGCTGATGCCCAAATTACAACGTTAAACGTTGTTATGGAGCCGGTAACAAACCAGTTGAACTCGGTATCAGTTGTAGATAACGGGTCATCTAATGATAAACGGTCCAGAACGATAGAAAAAAATTCAAACCAATTAGTAAACGTTGTTTCGGCACGAAACATAGAGCTATCGCCAGATATTACGGTGGCTAATGTGATGCAACGCGTATCAGGTGTTACTATCGAGCGAAGCAATTCGGGCGAAGGCCGTTACCCTATCATCCGCGGTATGGATAAACGGTATATTAATACACTTGTTAATGGCATCAAAATTTCCAGCCCCGACAATAAGAGCCGCTTTATCCCACTTGATCTTTTCCCTGCCGAGTTATTAGAACGCTTAGAAGTAAGCAAAACGCTATTACCTTCAATGGAAGGTGATGCCATTGGCGGTACCATTAACCTTGTGATGAAAGATGCGCCCTCTAAAACCTTGCTGCAGGTTAACGCTGCCGCAGGTTATAATGCAATTTTCGCAGGGCGAAACTTCGAACAGTTTGACCACTCATCAATCAGCAAAGCAGCGCCAAGCGAGGTTAACGGAAACAGCTACGCTGCCGTCCCTACTGATTTTCCTAATCGGAATTTACATTTTTCTAATAAAACCAACCCTATCAATACTAACTTTGGCTTTACCTTCGGCGATCGTTTTTTTAAAGACAAAAAGCTTGGTTTTATAATTTCAACCAGCTACCAGGATAACTTTACCGGTAACAACTCTACTTATTATTTGCCCGCCGCACAGCCTAACGTAAATAACGTACCCAACTTTACCGATTTGGAGGCACGTACCTATTCAACCGAAAGCCGCAGAATTGGCGTGAATAATAAGTTTGACTATAAATTTAACAACAAAAACAAAATATCGTTAGTGAATGTATTTGTAAGGCTTGATGATTATCAAACCAGAAAAATAAGCGATACTATCGCATTAAATTCACTTATCGATGCCTTATCAAGAAGCAAGTGGCAGTACCAAACTATCTACAATTCATCATTACAGGGTATTCACCAACTCTCTGATGGTTTGAAGTTTGATTGGTCGTTAGATTATTCACAGGCTAATAACCACACCCCAGATCAAGCTGAATTTTCACATGAGTACCAAATTGTTGCTTCAACTGGTAGTACAGATAAATTGCAAAGCATGAGCCGCATTTGGTCGCACAACGGAGATGTTGACTACTCTGCCTATTTTAATTTAACTGATAACTTTAAATTGTTAAACCGCAAGTTTGAGTTAAAATTTGGCGGTATGGAAAGAAATAAAACCCGTACCAGCTATTATAATTCATACAGCTTAACGCCCACGGTAGTTGGTGCCGTTTATACCAATATTGATAACGCAAGCTTTACATTTAAAAATACAGGCGCATCATTATTTAGCCCCGACGGTAACAATTACACCTTTATAGAAAACGTAGGTGCCGGATATGCCCAGGGCAAATGGGAACTTACCGATAAGTTAGAAGCACTGGGTGGTTTACGCATTGAGTACACCAAACAAAACTACGATACGCAATTATCAAACTCGGTGCCGGCAAGCTCAGGTATAATTAACTATACCGATTTTTTACCGAGCGGTGTGTTAAATTACAAAATAAAAGAAAACGAAGATATTAAGTTATCATACTACAAAGCCCTGGCACGCCCAGCCTTTGCCGAATTAATACCCGACGGCCAGCCTGGCGAAGTTTACAAAGAGCAGGGTAACCCACTTACCCTAAACCATACAACGGCCGATAATATTGACTTGAGATATGAGCTGTTCCCGAAAAACGCCGATGAAATATTGATTGGTGCGTTTTACAAAAAAATTCACAATCCAATTGAATATGCCTTACTTAACCCGAACGATCCGAGGCTGGCACAAAACACCGGGGGTACTTCGGCTATTTTAGCACCGGTAAATAATGCCAGTGCCACCAATTACGGTTTTGAAGCCGTGTTTACTAAATATTTTGGCCCCTTTGGCGTAGTTGCAAACTACACGTATACCAAATCGCAAACCACCACTTCAAAATATTATGTTTACCGAAGCGACGCGGGTATCATTACCGTTAGATCACAAGACGAAACCACTCCCCTACAAGGCCAATCAGACCATATCGGCAACCTGGCATTAATATACAAGAACCAAAAATTAGGCGTAAATGTACAAGGTGCCTTTGTATACACAGGCCAGCGTATAGCCTTTGTTAACCCGGCTTACGGCCTTGATTATTGGCAGGCCCCAACCGAGCAGCTCGACTTTTCTATCGAAAAAACAGTAGGCAAACACTTTTCTATCTATGGAAAAGCTAACAACTTAACAAATACACCTTATGTGTTAGAGTTGCACCAGTCGTACAACAACTACCTGGCAGCTCCAGGTGGAAGGCCGCTTGCCTTGCAAACCGATGCAAACAAGGTAATTACAGTTCAAAAAGACAATTTTAAAACAAGCTACCTATTCGGTATGCGCTATAAATTTTAA
- a CDS encoding phosphonatase-like hydrolase has translation MNNIKMVVFDMAGTTVNENNVVYKTLRKAINEAGFNFTLDEVLAQGAGKEKLQAIKSVLNVYANNTDDALANSIYQNFIVQLADAYAKIEIFEQANASQLFAALKKRGILVVLNTGYNRQTALSLISKLGWQTGVDFDGLVTATDVSKNRPNPDMIWHAMQQFNITDAKTVAKVGDSIIDIEEGKNAGCGLNIGITSGAHTSQQLQTANPYKVIDNLIELLAVLDNQ, from the coding sequence ATGAATAACATCAAAATGGTTGTTTTCGACATGGCAGGAACCACTGTTAACGAAAACAATGTAGTTTATAAAACGCTTAGGAAAGCCATTAACGAGGCCGGCTTTAATTTTACTTTAGATGAGGTACTTGCGCAGGGTGCAGGTAAAGAAAAATTGCAGGCTATTAAAAGTGTTTTAAATGTATATGCTAACAATACTGATGATGCTTTGGCCAATAGCATCTACCAAAACTTTATTGTTCAACTGGCCGATGCTTATGCAAAAATAGAAATTTTTGAGCAGGCTAATGCCAGCCAACTATTTGCAGCATTAAAAAAAAGAGGTATCCTGGTGGTGTTAAATACAGGGTATAACCGCCAAACTGCCTTATCATTAATATCAAAATTGGGTTGGCAAACCGGAGTTGATTTTGATGGATTAGTTACGGCTACCGATGTAAGCAAAAACCGGCCAAACCCGGATATGATATGGCATGCCATGCAACAGTTTAACATAACAGATGCTAAAACTGTTGCCAAAGTGGGCGATTCTATTATTGACATTGAAGAAGGGAAAAATGCTGGCTGTGGGCTTAATATTGGCATTACAAGCGGCGCACACACTTCGCAACAATTGCAAACTGCCAATCCATATAAAGTAATTGATAATTTAATAGAACTGTTAGCCGTGCTAGACAATCAATAA
- a CDS encoding metallophosphoesterase, whose amino-acid sequence MKRRDFVKGTALTAIGASMLSPLEAFADSKPVTHLESEDVSPLASLNNGFPMNFLAIGDWGRNGEYHQLETAKQMGLWAASYPNDFNISVGDNFYPKGVISENDPLWHYSFENVYTAHSLQGDWFPVLGNHDYGSDPDAQIRYSKISRRWNMPARYYSREVSLGKGKGSVLFVMLDTDPMLFDEKADYTNKQIEWLNNTLQQASADVKWKIAVGHHPYHSVGPRIDNYDTLTMRKKLPSIFEQHKVDVYLSGHEHSLQHLKPEGYTHQFISGAGSELTPVTAGVSYTRFAASENGFMYFSIDSNTLNVKAINLEGKVLYQTAIKK is encoded by the coding sequence ATGAAAAGAAGAGATTTTGTAAAAGGCACCGCATTAACAGCAATAGGTGCAAGTATGCTTAGCCCGCTCGAAGCTTTCGCGGATAGCAAACCGGTAACTCATCTGGAAAGTGAGGATGTTTCGCCGTTGGCCAGTCTTAATAATGGTTTCCCGATGAACTTTTTGGCTATAGGCGATTGGGGCCGCAACGGCGAGTACCACCAGTTGGAAACAGCCAAACAAATGGGGCTTTGGGCAGCAAGCTATCCCAATGATTTTAACATATCTGTTGGCGACAATTTTTATCCCAAAGGCGTAATCAGCGAGAATGATCCGTTATGGCATTATTCTTTTGAGAACGTGTACACGGCACATTCTTTACAGGGAGATTGGTTTCCGGTATTAGGAAACCACGACTATGGCTCGGACCCCGACGCGCAAATTAGGTACAGTAAGATAAGCAGGCGCTGGAACATGCCTGCACGTTATTATTCAAGAGAAGTTTCTCTAGGAAAGGGAAAAGGCAGCGTACTTTTTGTTATGCTTGACACAGACCCAATGCTTTTTGACGAAAAAGCAGATTATACCAACAAACAAATTGAATGGCTAAACAACACACTTCAACAGGCTTCGGCCGATGTTAAATGGAAAATTGCAGTGGGCCATCACCCCTATCATTCCGTTGGCCCGCGTATAGACAATTACGATACCTTAACGATGAGGAAAAAGCTCCCTTCCATATTTGAGCAACATAAGGTAGACGTTTACCTATCGGGCCACGAACACTCTTTACAGCATTTAAAACCAGAGGGTTACACGCATCAGTTTATTTCGGGGGCCGGGTCCGAATTAACACCCGTAACCGCAGGTGTGTCTTACACCCGCTTTGCAGCTTCGGAAAACGGATTTATGTATTTTTCGATCGATTCGAACACCTTAAATGTAAAAGCAATCAATTTAGAAGGCAAGGTTTTATATCAAACGGCGATCAAAAAATAG
- a CDS encoding cupin domain-containing protein gives MFTKLEDETYSFSAGNSVLFDGRIPHKPQNTGTTNATMIIVYFFES, from the coding sequence ATTTTTACCAAATTAGAAGACGAAACCTACAGTTTTAGCGCAGGAAATTCTGTACTATTTGATGGCCGCATACCGCATAAACCACAAAATACCGGTACAACCAATGCCACCATGATTATCGTTTATTTTTTTGAAAGCTAA